From a region of the Haematobia irritans isolate KBUSLIRL chromosome 4, ASM5000362v1, whole genome shotgun sequence genome:
- the LOC142235669 gene encoding uncharacterized protein LOC142235669, whose translation MGLVEEFLCLCEDFEAHAERMKETDASSYNESAIEAEKNELNELWAELKEQYKKCSSDPECLKTNKATIRKRKGEVHTIYMKCMTIVGNWKNKSVVSSVSPKTSSSSVSVPPCDTEVFYGDYVSWPSFRDLFTAIYINNKKLSPVEKLYHLFQKTSGEAREINRGVQLTSEGFDIAWSNLKSQYENKRILINNQLRILFNLPHCSQESSSCLKKLHRDISNCISVLKLYKIDVGSWDPIFVFQCSSKLPKLTLSLWEQSIGEKTELPKWEDLSKFLIERFQTIESVSDMMNTQESGPRHKKIGNFDNSKQSKVHHTKVNTVKCVLCKEVHELKFCPKFLNMNPKQRIAAVRRDRSCLNCLARGHGAAKCNSKATCTKCGAKHHTMLHIVRGEQQSNPGVGNMSGDLQTTQNIQSAPTPSTSHNVRAYHMSVCNKTMLATAWINILKDGLAHKVRALIDPCSDDTFISKKIQRLLNLPTKPISAEVTGLGGGAVTRCSHIAFLTIGSILNNNFTAEIDALVVCDVTGDVPTHSFDNSLVDQLPNLEYADPNFFHTGPIDILIGGNLYPLILREGVKHGILGSLVAQQTVFGWIVTGPANDRDSGRVVRVSHCTRVSIDEQLTKFWEIEEVGKDITMSKDDWLCENIYRNTTKRIANGRYMVDLPFKPENPLSASKNSNRYIALCQFLRNEKSLSRKPQLKEMYDEVIKEYLSLGHMEKVETPNIEACDYFYLPHHGVFKPDSTTTKLRVVFNASCPSVNGKSLNDALYVGPVLQKDIISLMLNWRFYRFVFNADITKMYRQILVNPKHVPYQRILYRDSPDDEIQDYQLKTVTFGVNCAPFLALRTLLQLAEDEKERFPIGSKILKENMYVDDSLVGAHSVSEALEARNQLIAILESAGIQLRKWTSNRREILEDLPRDHLLNEQFLDFDEKSSVKTLGIRWDAVSDEFYFVTEKLANKETYTKREVLSVIARLFDPLGWLSPVVINAKILMQMMWLDDIGWDDPIKPLTLLKWKAFVSNYREIDQIRIDRWLNYSPECRIEYHGFCDSSELAYAAVLYVRVEVGDMAHSKLLVAKSKVAPIKKMSVPRLELCGALLMAKLADFVLPQLHVQPYTLFLWSDSMIVLSWLKKPSHSWTTFVANRVAIIHEKVGDNWRHVGTSENPADLATRGLTPLELKGSDLWWHGPSWLRKDRRFWPSTPNIADTSLESKPMQALVARSEKMEDILDRFSCLSRALRVLSYVLRFVAHTHRSLKRICVHGSLELSSEELTQTKFKLITLSQKMYFPAEFNCLSRKQKLPSNSPLLTLTPFLDKYDIIRANGRLGSTLALSYEERHPFVLAYKSRLSLLYVEFIHRQTLHGGLQLTLATIRLECWIIRAKNLIKARINRCKECTISRQQRQGQIMAPLPVERTTFGRPFATTGVDYAGPFDIKNFHGRGCRITKGYICLFICFVTKAVHLKPVGDLSTPAFLAAFSRFVSRRGCTRKMYSDNGRNFVGAARELDANLKKVISQLGDEIVSRYGFQQVEWHFIPAAAPHMGGLWEAGVKSCKTHLKKVSGQIRHTFEEFATILSSIECCMNSRPLSPLSDKQDDIAALTPAHFLVGSSLLSPAQNEEIPTKTSLLNRWRKIKIIQQEFCRRWKSEYLTELNKRFKWKSPRENLALNDLVVLRNENVCPTDWRLGRIVQLHTGRDGQLDGGTSRSGICILSDKNCGKYPTNAHARCLTDWAQAAVETPPHIRASPRSPAPPGQALRTSVLPHETCTGQYGLVSCKGQSQRGKQI comes from the exons ATGGGTTTAGTCGAAGAATTTTTATGTCTTTGCGAAGACTTTGAGGCTCATGCTGAGCGAATGAAAGAAACCGATGCGAGTAGTTATAATGAATCGGCGATAGAGGCAgagaaaaatgaattaaatgagTTGTGGGCAGAACTTAAAGAACAGTATAAAAAATGCAGTTCTGACCCAGAGTGTTTGAAAACGAATAAGGCCACTATTAGAAAAAGGAAAGGTGAAGTCCATACGATTTATATGAAATGCATGACAATTGTTGGgaattggaaaaataaatcTGTTGTCTCGTCAGTGAGTCCGAAGACATCTTCATCTTCTGTTAGTGTTCCACCGTGTGACACAGAAGTGTTTTACGGTGATTATGTTTCATGGCCCAGCTTCCGCGATCTTTTCACggcaatttatataaataataagaaACTTAGCCCAGTAGAGAAATTGTACCACTTGTTTCAAAAAACAAGTGGAGAGGCTAGAGAAATTAATCGGGGAGTACAATTGACATCAGAAGGCTTCGATATAGCGTGGTCCAATTTAAAATCTCAGTATGAAAATAAGagaattttaataaacaatcaactgagaattttatttaatttgcctCATTGCTCTCAGGAGTCATCTAGTTGTCTCAAAAAGTTACATAGAGATATTTCAAACTGTATCTCAGTGctgaaattgtataaaattgatGTCGGGTCATGggatccaatttttgtgttcCAATGCTCTTCAAAGTTACCCAAGCTCACGTTGTCGCTATGGGAACAATCGATTGGGGAGAAAACGGAACTCCCAAAATGGGaagatttgagtaaatttttaatagaaagatTTCAGACCATAGAAAGCGTATCTGATATGATGAATACGCAAGAATCTGGCCCACGACATAAGAAGATTGGCAATTTCGATAATTCGAAGCAATCAAAGGTTCACCATACAAAGGTTAACACGGTGAAGTGTGTGTTGTGTAAGGAAGTgcatgaattgaaattttgtcccaaATTTCTTAATATGAACCCGAAGCAAAGAATAGCTGCAGTTAGAAGAGATAGAAGCTGCTTGAATTGTCTAGCCCGTGGTCATGGGGCAGCAAAATGTAATAGTAAGGCTACATGTACAAAATGTGGCGCTAAGCATCATACTATGTTGCATATAGTAAGAGGCGAGCAACAAAGTAATCCTGGTGTAGGTAATATGTCAGGTGATTTACAGACAACACAGAATATACAGTCCGCTCCAACGCCATCCACATCTCACAATGTGAGGGCATACCATATGTCCGTCTGTAATAAAACAATGTTAGCTACGGCTtggattaatattttgaaagatgGTTTGGCTCACAAAGTCAGAGCTTTAATTGACCCGTGTTCTGATGAcacatttatttcaaagaaaatacaAAGATTATTGAATTTGCCAACTAAGCCCATCTCGGCCGAAGTAACAGGTTTGGGGGGTGGTGCTGTAACGCGATGTTCTCATATAGCGTTTTTGACAATTGGCTCAATTCTTAATAACAATTTCACTGCGGAAATTGATGCACTAGTTGTGTGCGATGTTACAGGCGATGTGCCTACTCACTCATTTGATAATTCTCTGGTTGATcaacttccaaatttggaaTATGCTGATCCAAATTTCTTCCATACTGGCCCGATAGATATCCTCATTGGAGGTAATTTATACCCGTTGATTTTACGAGAAGGAGTAAAACACGGAATTCTTGGCTCGCTGGTAGCTCAGCAAACAGTATTTGGCTGGATTGTTACTGGCCCAGCGAATGATAGAGATTCAGGACGTGTGGTTCGAGTCTCTCACTGTACTAGGGTATCAATTGATGAGCAATTGACTAAGTTTTGGGAAATAGAAGAAGTTGGTAAAGACATAACTATGTCTAAAGATGATTGGCTctgtgaaaatatttatagaaatacaacaaaACGGATAGCCAATGGTAGATATATGGTAGATTTACCCTTTAAGCCAGAAAATCCCTTGAGtgcttcaaaaaattctaaTAGATATATTgcactttgtcaatttttgaggAATGAAAAATCTTTGTCTCGAAAGCCTCAGTTGAAAGAGATGTACGATGAAGTCATCAAAGAATATTTGTCACTAGGACATATGGAGAAAGTTGAAACTCCAAATATTGAAGCCtgcgattatttttatttgcctcATCATGGCGTTTTTAAACCAGACAGTACCACGACCAAATTGCGTGTGGTATTTAACGCATCTTGCCCATCGGTAAATGGGAAAAGTCTTAATGACGCACTATATGTTGGCCCAGTGTTACAAAAAGACATCATTTCGTTGATGTTAAATTGGCGCTTTTACAGATTCGTGTTTAACGCAGATATCACGAAGATGTATAGACAGATACTTGTCAATCCGAAACATGTCCCATACCAGCGAATTTTATATCGTGACTCTCCTGACGACGAGATTCAAGACTACCAACTTAAAACGGTAACGTTTGGCGTCAACTGCGCCCCGTTTTTGGCTCTTCGAACTTTGCTTCAGTTGGCTGAAGATGAGAAAGAAAGGTTTCCGATagggtcaaaaattttaaaagagaacaTGTATGTTGATGATTCTTTAGTGGGAGCTCATTCCGTTTCGGAGGCATTAGAAGCTCGAAACCAATTAATTGCGATTTTGGAATCTGCAGGCATCCAACTAAGAAAATGGACCTCtaatagaagagaaattttagaAGATTTGCCTCGGGACCATTTACTCAATGaacaatttttggattttgatgAAAAGAGTTCGGTTAAGACTCTTGGCATAAGGTGGGATGCTGTCTCAGACGAATTTTATTTCGTAACGGAAAAATTGGCCAATAAAGAGACATATACAAAAAGAGAGGTGCTCTCAGTCATAGCGAGACTTTTTGATCCATTAGGTTGGCTCTCACCGGTAGTGATAAATGCTAAAATACTAATGCAAATGATGTGGCTCGATGATATTGGATGGGATGATCCAATAAAACCATTAACATTGCTCAAATGGAAAGCGTTTGTTTCAAACTATAGAGAAATTGATCAGATTAGAATAGATCGATGGTTGAATTATTCTCCAGAGTGTCGGATAGAGTATCACGGGTTTTGTGACTCATCTGAGCTTGCATATGCCGCCGTATTGTACGTTCGGGTGGAAGTAGGAGACATGGCTCATTCTAAATTACTTGTAGCCAAGTCAAAGGTAGCACCTATAAAGAAAATGTCTGTCCCAAGGCTTGAGCTTTGCGGTGCTCTGCTTATGGCAAAATTGGCAGATTTTGTATTGCCTCAATTGCATGTGCAACCATACACTTTGTTTCTTTGGTCGGATTCTATGATAGTCTTATCTTGGCTCAAAAAACCATCACATAGTTGGACTACATTTGTAGCCAACAGGGTTGCAATTATTCATGAGAAGGTCGGGGATAATTGGAGACATGTAGGTACATCGGAAAACCCCGCAGACCTAGCAACCCGGGGGCTGACCCCTTTAGAACTAAAGGGGAGTGATTTATGGTGGCATGGGCCATCTTGGTTACGCAAAGATAGAAGATTTTGGCCCTCAACACCAAACATTGCGGATACATCTTTAGAATCAAAACCTATGCAAGCTCTTGTTGCTAGGTCGGAGAAAATGGAAGACATTTTAGATAGGTTTTCTTGTCTCTCAAGGGCACTACGCGTATTATCATACGTTTTACGTTTTGTGGCGCATACTCATCGTTCTTTGAAGCGAATTTGCGTTCATGGCtctctcgaattatcgtccgaaGAATTGACTCAAACGAAATTTAAACTTATTACTTTGTCGCAAAAGATGTATTTTCCTGCCGAATTCAATTGTCTCAGTCGTAAACAAAAACTGCCGTCGAACAGTCCTCTTCTCACTCTTACCCCGTTTTTAGATAAATACGATATTATTCGCGCTAATGGGCGCCTTGGATCTACATTGGCCCTTTCTTACGAAGAAAGGCACCCTTTTGTCCTCGCTTATAAAAGCAGATTGTCTCTACTTTATGTTGAGTTCATACACCGTCAAACTCTACATGGTGGCCTTCAGTTGACTCTAGCCACTATAAGACTAGAGTGCTGGAtaattcgtgcgaaaaatcttaTTAAGGCCCGAATAAATCGATGCAAAGAGTGCACAATTTCGCGTCAGCAGCGACAGGGACAGATAATGGCTCCTCTGCCAGTAGAACGAACCACTTTTGGCAGACCCTTTGCTACTACTGGGGTTGACTACGCTGGCCCGTTCGACATTAAGAATTTCCACGGTCGAGGATGTCGGATAACTAAAGGTTACATTTGTctctttatttgttttgttactAAAGCGGTTCACTTGAAACCAGTTGGCGACCTTTCGACACCAGCTTTCCTAGCTGCCTTCTCTCGTTTTGTCTCACGAAGGGGATGTACACGAAAAATGTATTCGGACAACGGGAGAAACTTTGTTGGCGCTGCCAGAGAGCTAGATGCAAACCTCAAAAAAGTTATCTCTCAGCTGGGTGATGAAATTGTCTCACGATATGGTTTCCAGCAGGTAGAATGGCATTTTATACCAGCCGCAGCTCCTCATATGGGAGGGCTGTGGGAGGCCGGTGTCAAAAGCTGCAAAACCCATCTGAAAAAGGTTTCCGGTCAAATCCGACACACTTTCGAAGAGTTCGCAACTATACTTAGCTCAATCGAATGCTGCATGAATTCTAGGCCTTTGTCTCCGCTTTCTGATAAGCAAGATGATATTGCTGCACTTACACCAGCACATTTTTTGGTTGGCTCTTCACTTCTTTCGCCCGCACAAAACGAGGAAATTCCTACAAAAACTTCGCTTCTGAATAGAtggcgaaaaatcaaaattatccaACAAGAATTTTGTCGCCGTTGGAAGTCAGAGTATTTGACTGAGCTCAATAAACGATTTAAATGGAAATCGCCCAGAGAAAATTTGGCTCTAAATGACCTTGTTGTCTTACGGAATGAAAATGTTTGTCCCACCGATTGGCGACTTGGACGCATCGTTCAGCTGCACACGGGGAGAGATGGTCAA CTTGATG GTGGGACATCCCGCAGTGGCATCTGCATACTCAGTGACAAGAATTGCGGAAAATATCCGACTA ATGCTCATGCCAGATGTCTAACAGACTGGGCCCAAGCAGCCGTGGAAACGCCACCGCATATCCGAGCTTCCCCCAGATCTCCTGCCCCGCCCGGGCAAGCTCTCCGTACAAGCGTATTACCACATGAGACTTGCACCGGCCAGTATGGATTGGTCTCGTGTAAGGGCCAATCCCAACGAGGGAAACAAatatga